TTAATTTACTAAAGATTACACTTAGTGAATATAAGAAAAATATAAAATAGCCATTTACTTCACAAGTAAATGGCTATTTTTCATTATATATTAGAATACTTCTTGTTCATTACATATTGCACATACTCAGGTGCACTTTTATCAATCTCTTCATCACTTAGTTTATATTCTGCACCATATAAATAAAAGGAAGGTATAAATTCCATACCTGTATATAGGCATGTAGCTTGGAATGGTTTCGTCAACTCATCCATTGTAATCCCACTATTTTCATAGTCTTTTTCTAATCCACCTATAGAAATAGCTACACCAAATTCTTTCCCCTTCACTTTATCTCCTTGTGATCCGTACGCAAATCCATATGTTAATACATCATCGAACCATTTTTTTAATAATGGTGGTGTGCTGTACCAGTAAAGCGGAAATTGAAATATATATCTGTCATGTTCTACTAATAACTTTTGCTCTTCTTCAATATTAAACTCCCAATTTGGTGCCACCTTATATAATTCATGCACCGTAATTTCATCTGAATGTTTCTCAAGTTCTTCTATCCATCTTTTATTAATTTTTGATTTTTCAATATGAGGGTGTGCTACAATTACAAGTGTTCTCATCATTTTCCAGCCCCTTTATAAATTAATCAATCCTTTACGTATTAGTATGAATGAGTTACATATAATTGAAAAGTACGTACTTTCAGGTACTATAGGAACCTTGAAGTACCTTTGGAGGTGTTATATGAATCAAAATGATAATTGCCCAATTGCAACAACACTCGATGTAATCGGTGGAAAATGGAAAGTTCATATTTTATGTATTTTGTCGGATGGAAAAATGCGAACAAATGAAATTAAACGAGAAATCCCAAACATTACACAAAAGGTTCTTACACAACAACTTCGGCAACTTGAAGCTGATGGGATTATCTATCGTACCGTATATCAAGAAGTACCACCAAAGGTTGAGTACACACTAAGTGAATACGGAAAATCTTTAATGCAAATAATGGATAATCTGTTTGAATGGGGAAAAGATCATCAAATTAAAAGATTACATGACTAAAAAAGCACTATATACTTTGTTTAATCCTCTACGTTCATATTTTTTATTTCTATAATTTTTATTTTCATCATTTTTTAGCTAACTTGTTTTCTTAGATTGATGGACGTGACCCCACATCCATCAATCTAAAAAGATACAATTAGAAAAATGAGATTTCTATAAAGTTTCGCATATAAACACTACTTCCGCCTCATTAAGCGCTCGCTCTACTTTTTCTAATCTCAATTGTACGTAAGCTATAAAGAAGCACCCCTAAACCGAGAATTTTTTCATTATTAGACGCATTAGAACCTAAGGTAATAGTAGGTACATTTAAACCCATTAAACCTTTCACTCCATTCTATAGGCATATAAAAAGATACTCCTTAAAAATAAAAAACGCTATTCTCTCTGTAAAATCATAGAAAAGAATAGCGTTTTTTATTTTGAAATAGAAGTCATTATTTAAACTAAACATGCTAATATTGATTTTGTGCGATTGTCAGTTACCTCATAATAAATTTCTAATCCTTTCCGAGTACCTGTAACCATTTTAGCAGCTTTTAGTTTAGATAAATGTTGACTAATTGTACTTTGAGGCATTTGTAAATCCCCATACATTGTTGTTACATTAGTAGGACCTTTTGCAAGCATTATTTTTACTAAAGATAGACGAACTGGATGCGCCAATACCTTTAACACCTCAGCGATTTCTTGAAACATTTCTTTTTTTTCTTTCATCTTATTTCTCCCCTTTTATATACATATTTATGTTATCCATATATATAATTCGAAGGTATATGCGTTTTTGTGTCCGTCATTTTAAAAAAATATAAAAAAACTTTAATCCGAAACTAAAGGATTAGCTTAACATACTGTCTCACTATTCATAATGAATAGGAATCTCGTTATAGAAGCAGCAGTTTTTATGCTACAACTCTACATTCAACTAACTAAAACTAATGAAAAAAAGAGCAGATAGTCCGCTCTTTTATGATGCCTCCTTATGTTCCGTGGAATGTTTAACACTCCCCAGTCTCTTTAGTTTATTCCACCCTACCGCTACTCCTCGAAGCGATGAGAATATAGATTTAATGACAACATAAGTCATAAATTGACGATAAATAAAACGTTGTAAAATTAACCATACTAATGGTTTCGGATTCTCTTCCTCTAATTTAAATGCAAATAGAGAAGCGAGAAGATCCATTAAAAAGAATACAAGATAAAATCCTAAAACTTTTAGCGGATTACTACTAAATAGTCCTATAATCATTAATATATCTGCAAAAGGAGCAATGAATTGCAGAACATATTGGAATAACCACATGTTAGGCAGTGCAATAAACCCTAATGTTTTATGTTTAGAATTACACAACGCTTTTCGATGTTTCCAAAGACATTGAAGTGTACCATATGACCAACGATATCGCTGTTTAATGAGACTTTTCACATCCTCAGGTGATTCCGTAAAAGCATGCGCTTTTTCTTCATATACAATTCTATGCCCTTGACGTAAAAATGTAATAGTAAGATCCGTATCTTCTGCTAATGTATCTTCGCTTAAATATCCAGATTCAACTACATTCTTCTTGCGCCACGCCCCAATAGCTCCTGGAACGACTGTAATACAATTTAACTCATCAAAAGCTCTACGTTCTAAATTAAACCCTGTAATATACTCAACATGTTGCCAAGTAGTTAACAAATTCCGTCTATTCCCCACTTTGACATTACCTGAAACTGCAGCTACATTCTGATCTTCAAAGTGTCTAACCATTAAAGAAATAGCGTCTTGCGCAATAATAGTATCCGCATCTAAAGTGACAATGATTTCTCCTCGCGATTGTTGAAACCCTAGGTTCATTGCCGATGATTTCCCGCCATTTTCTTTCTGAATGAAACGAACTTTAGGGTGTTTATAAAATGTTTCTTTCATTACTTTTGACGTACCATCTGTCGATCCGTCATCCACAACAATAACTTCAAATTCTCTATAATTACTATTCAAAATTGAGTGAATCGTCTTGGCTATCACCTTTTCTTCATTATATGCCGCTATGACAACACTAACAAAAGGTTGATAAGACGAATTAATATAGC
This DNA window, taken from Bacillus cereus ATCC 14579, encodes the following:
- a CDS encoding NAD(P)H-dependent oxidoreductase, with the translated sequence MRTLVIVAHPHIEKSKINKRWIEELEKHSDEITVHELYKVAPNWEFNIEEEQKLLVEHDRYIFQFPLYWYSTPPLLKKWFDDVLTYGFAYGSQGDKVKGKEFGVAISIGGLEKDYENSGITMDELTKPFQATCLYTGMEFIPSFYLYGAEYKLSDEEIDKSAPEYVQYVMNKKYSNI
- a CDS encoding winged helix-turn-helix transcriptional regulator, which translates into the protein MNQNDNCPIATTLDVIGGKWKVHILCILSDGKMRTNEIKREIPNITQKVLTQQLRQLEADGIIYRTVYQEVPPKVEYTLSEYGKSLMQIMDNLFEWGKDHQIKRLHD
- a CDS encoding ArsR/SmtB family transcription factor gives rise to the protein MKEKKEMFQEIAEVLKVLAHPVRLSLVKIMLAKGPTNVTTMYGDLQMPQSTISQHLSKLKAAKMVTGTRKGLEIYYEVTDNRTKSILACLV